A part of Entelurus aequoreus isolate RoL-2023_Sb linkage group LG03, RoL_Eaeq_v1.1, whole genome shotgun sequence genomic DNA contains:
- the znf839 gene encoding zinc finger protein 839 isoform X1 has translation MADNGDDSGSSRTITAAETPSSSAADSTQPEDAALPLPADRGGDAEGTEDGTDEHSVQRGNSSDGMSGGHEVHHEEVQRDDEEAQAGSDTQLVDFLHTCPEEQSILVGTDFTSLGPDMSTTTIIYVQPDGSLVEGSGLTPEEQRSLLEQLTKQQVVQVSDSEAAQLLQQSQAVKGSPPVHNAALNPSQLQQVISQVTKSQQVVQTPQQMVKQVVQVQASPQNLSQQVVQTPQQTVKQVVQVQTSPQNLSQQTVKQVVQVQTSPQNLSQQVVQTVKQVVHVQTGPQNPPQLVKTVVQQVAAQSGGSVQKKSEPVRIQVQAPPKQEVKVSTNGSAQIFHIQPMVGQQGQQLFLQQNLGDPPIQLLLQSPGSLLPLVHKLPAQTSSAAVAAVPHKHVSSPAKTPPKTPPSPTAKFSSVSLIKTPANSTVATPVKSPIGPAKTGNPVPAQNVVAPPPAAKDGEKEKVKKSKKRDKKAVKVQTRSGRVSRPPKYKAKDYKFIKTEDLAESHQSDSDDYSDMSMEEEERKDNSAPDDAMSLTYGHKSRSHRCQTCDKAYIGPGGLNRHYKLNPSHGEPSCDAPHPLSDEERSPGPAEEEPGEEKAVAVTTSRDPLASGGFRGLHHRGVGRPRGRGRGRGRGRPLGPPPKFPQVSGGLIRRGGRRGRPPKLSVAMATAEQQVERRRERLQELVEQCEDEELMDIVLPRLTKVLSVWEMLLAKVERGGPARSYFPDIYREFESLQAQVRQAAQDYIVAPVGGATPLEIRNIEVARCLGILDEVNRMKVLPGASPSPSVSNKNSRYLENSKMLPPSKRFKMENSAPLHHNGTDTTGVSPVTPPPTVVTAPPAVTPPPSVLSPPPASTPTPSVVSTPPVVTSPPPVVTSPPPAVTPPPSVVAAPAALTPPLPPPHDSSCSTGPKQAPPPATPMEVTTGENEEAPPTEEADKSAWTVQNVSQTASEDPTESCQTKELEEGEEIYIQTEGMTVQLAEPGQEGIVIVNGPDGTTMHIQTPEGVPLEAVQALLGIEGSKST, from the exons ATGGCGGACAACGGCGACGATAGCGGTTCTAGCAGAACAATAACAGCCGCCGAGACGCCGAGCTCCTCGGCTGCGGACTCCACACAGCCCGAGGATGCCGCGCTGCCGCTCCCAGCAGACCGCGGAGGAGACGCCGAGGGAACGGAGGACGGCACCGACGAGCACAGCGTCCAGCGCGGGAACAGCTCGGACGGAATGTCGGGCGGACATGAGGTTCATCATGAGGAGGTTCAGCGGGATGATGAGGAGGCGCAGGCAGGGTCCGACACTCAGCTGGTGGACTTCCTGCACACCTGCCCCGAGGAACAAAGCATCCTGGTGGGCACGGACTTCACCAGCTTGGGTCCGGACATGAGCACCACCACCATCATCTATGTCCAGCCGGACGGCAGTCTGGTAGAGGGCTCCGGGCTGACCCCGGAGGAGCAGCGGTCTCTCCTGGAACAGCTCACCAAGCAGCAGGTCGTCCAGGTGTCGGACTCGGAGGCCGCCCAGCTTCTCCAGCAGAGCCAGGCGGTTAAAGGCAGCCCGCCGGTCCACAATGCAGCCCTCAACCCCAGCCAGCTGCAGCAAGTCATCAGCCAGGTGACCAAGTCCCAGCAGGTAGTCCAGACCCCCCAGCAGATGGTCAAGCAAGTGGTCCAAGTCCAGGCGAGTCCCCAGAACCTTTCCCAGCAGGTAGTCCAGACCCCCCAACAGACGGTCAAGCAGGTGGTCCAAGTCCAGACGAGTCCCCAGAACCTTTCCCAGCAGACGGTCAAGCAGGTGGTCCAAGTCCAGACGAGTCCCCAGAACCTTTCCCAACAGGTAGTGCAGACGGTCAAGCAGGTGGTCCACGTCCAGACCGGTCCCCAGAACCCTCCTCAGCTGGTGAAGACCGTGGTCCAGCAGGTTGCAGCGCAGAGCGGGGGCAGCGTCCAGAAAAAG TCGGAACCGGTCAGGATCCAGGTCCAGGCTCCTCCTAAACAGGAAGTTAAGGTGTCCACCAATGGCAGCGCTCAGATCTTTCACATCCAGCCAATGGTGGGCCAGCAGGGCCAGCAGTTGTTCCTGCAGCAAAACCTGGGAGACCCCCCCATCCAGCTGCTGCTCCAGAGTCCCGGGTCGCTGCTCCCGCTGGTCCACAAGCTACCGGCGCAGACGTCCTCCGCCGCGGTCGCTGCTGTGCCTCACAAGCACGTGTCCTCCCCCGCCAAGACTCCACCCAAGACCCCGCCCAGCCCTACCGCCAAATTTTCAAGTGTGTCTCTGATCAAAACTCCTGCAAACAGTACAGTGGCGACCCCCGTCAAAAGTCCAATTGGTCCGGCAAAGACCGGCAATCCAGTCCCCGCCCAAAATGTGGTGGCTCCGCCCCCGGCAGCCAAGGATGGCGAGAAAGAAAAAGTGAAAAAGAGCAAGAAGAGAGACAAAAAAGCTGTCAAAGTCCAGACCAGGTCTGGTCGAGTGTCCAGACCTCCAAAGTACAAAGCCAAGGACTACAAGTTCATCAAGACCGAAGACTTGGCTGAGAGCCACCAGTCGGACTCTGACGATTACTCTGACATGAGTATGGaagaggaggagaggaaggacaACTCCGCCCCTGACGACGCCATGTCCCTCACCTACGGCCACAAGTCCCGGTCCCACCGCTGCCAGACCTGCGACAAGGCCTACATCGGCCCCGGGGGTCTCAACCGCCATTACAAGCTCAACCCCAGCCACGGGGAGCCATCCTGCGACGCGCCGCACCCCCTCAGCGACGAAGAGCGATCGCCGGGTCCTGCCGAAGAAGAGCCCGGCGAGGAGAAGGCTGTCGCCGTGACTACCAGCAGG GACCCGCTCGCTTCCGGGGGATTCCGAGGCCTCCACCACCGGGGTGTCGGCAGGCCCCGGGGGAGGGGGCGGGGACGGGGACGGGGACGACCCCTGGGACCGCCCCCCAAG TTCCCTCAGGTGTCGGGCGGGCTCATCAGGAGGGGTGGGCGCCGTGGGCGGCCACCCAAGCTCAGCGTTGCCATGGCGACTGCCGAGCAGCAAGTGGAAAGGAGACGAGAGCGACTGCAGGAG cttgTGGAGCAGTGTGAAGACGAGGAGCTGATGGACATTGTTCTTCCTCGTTTGACCAAAGTCTTAAGTGTCTGGGAGATGTTGCTGGCCAag GTGGAGCGTGGCGGTCCGGCTCGCAGCTATTTCCCCGATATCTACCGAGAGTTTGAGTCCCTGCAGGCGCAGGTGAGGCAAGCCGCCCAGGATTACATCGTGGCTCCGGTGGGCGGGGCCACACCCCTGGAGATCAGGAACATTGAG GTGGCCAGATGTCTGGGCATCCTGGATGAGGTGAACAGGATGAAGGTCCTTCCTGGAGCTAGTCCCAGTCCCAGTGTCAGCAACAAGAACAGCCGATACTTGGAg AACTCCAAGATGCTTCCTCCTTCCAAGCGCTTCAAGATGGAGAACAGTGCTCCTCTGCACCACAACGGTACTGATACCACAG GTGTCAGCCCCGTGACTCCGCCCCCTACCGTGGTCACAGCGCCGCCGGCTGTGACTCCGCCCCCTAGTGTGCTTTCGCCGCCGCCAGCGTCGACTCCAACTCCTAGCGTGGTCTCAACTCCACCAGTTGTGACTTCACCCCCACCAGTTGTGACTTCGCCCCCACCAGCTGTGACTCCGCCCCCTAGCGTGGTCGCAGCGCCGGCAGCCCTGACTCCACCTCTACCTCCACCTCACGACTCATCCTG CTCCACCGGGCCTAAACAGGCTCCTCCCCCTGCCACGCCCATGGAGGTGACCACCGGTGAGAATGAGGAGGCCCCGCCCACAGAGGAGGCAGATAAGTCAGCCTGGACGGTCCAGAACGTGAGCCAGACCGCCTCAGAAGACCCGACGGAGTCCTGCCAGACCAAAGAACTGGAAGAGGGCGAGGAGATCTACATCCAGACTGAAGGCATGACGGTCCAGCTGGCGGAGCCCGGACAAGAAGGCATCGTCATTGTCAACGGCCCCGACGGGACCACCATGCACATCCAGACCCCGGAAGGCGTCCCCCTGGAGGCGGTCCAGGCCCTGCTGGGCATCGAAGGCTCCAAAAGCACCTGA
- the znf839 gene encoding zinc finger protein 839 isoform X2, whose translation MADNGDDSGSSRTITAAETPSSSAADSTQPEDAALPLPADRGGDAEGTEDGTDEHSVQRGNSSDGMSGGHEVHHEEVQRDDEEAQAGSDTQLVDFLHTCPEEQSILVGTDFTSLGPDMSTTTIIYVQPDGSLVEGSGLTPEEQRSLLEQLTKQQVVQVSDSEAAQLLQQSQAVKGSPPVHNAALNPSQLQQVISQVTKSQQVVQTPQQMVKQVVQVQASPQNLSQQVVQTPQQTVKQVVQVQTSPQNLSQQTVKQVVQVQTSPQNLSQQVVQTVKQVVHVQTGPQNPPQLVKTVVQQVAAQSGGSVQKKSEPVRIQVQAPPKQEVKVSTNGSAQIFHIQPMVGQQGQQLFLQQNLGDPPIQLLLQSPGSLLPLVHKLPAQTSSAAVAAVPHKHVSSPAKTPPKTPPSPTAKFSSVSLIKTPANSTVATPVKSPIGPAKTGNPVPAQNVVAPPPAAKDGEKEKVKKSKKRDKKAVKVQTRSGRVSRPPKYKAKDYKFIKTEDLAESHQSDSDDYSDMSMEEEERKDNSAPDDAMSLTYGHKSRSHRCQTCDKAYIGPGGLNRHYKLNPSHGEPSCDAPHPLSDEERSPGPAEEEPGEEKAVAVTTSRDPLASGGFRGLHHRGVGRPRGRGRGRGRGRPLGPPPKFPQVSGGLIRRGGRRGRPPKLSVAMATAEQQVERRRERLQELVEQCEDEELMDIVLPRLTKVLSVWEMLLAKVERGGPARSYFPDIYREFESLQAQVRQAAQDYIVAPVGGATPLEIRNIEVARCLGILDEVNRMKVLPGASPSPSVSNKNSRYLENSKMLPPSKRFKMENSAPLHHNGVSPVTPPPTVVTAPPAVTPPPSVLSPPPASTPTPSVVSTPPVVTSPPPVVTSPPPAVTPPPSVVAAPAALTPPLPPPHDSSCSTGPKQAPPPATPMEVTTGENEEAPPTEEADKSAWTVQNVSQTASEDPTESCQTKELEEGEEIYIQTEGMTVQLAEPGQEGIVIVNGPDGTTMHIQTPEGVPLEAVQALLGIEGSKST comes from the exons ATGGCGGACAACGGCGACGATAGCGGTTCTAGCAGAACAATAACAGCCGCCGAGACGCCGAGCTCCTCGGCTGCGGACTCCACACAGCCCGAGGATGCCGCGCTGCCGCTCCCAGCAGACCGCGGAGGAGACGCCGAGGGAACGGAGGACGGCACCGACGAGCACAGCGTCCAGCGCGGGAACAGCTCGGACGGAATGTCGGGCGGACATGAGGTTCATCATGAGGAGGTTCAGCGGGATGATGAGGAGGCGCAGGCAGGGTCCGACACTCAGCTGGTGGACTTCCTGCACACCTGCCCCGAGGAACAAAGCATCCTGGTGGGCACGGACTTCACCAGCTTGGGTCCGGACATGAGCACCACCACCATCATCTATGTCCAGCCGGACGGCAGTCTGGTAGAGGGCTCCGGGCTGACCCCGGAGGAGCAGCGGTCTCTCCTGGAACAGCTCACCAAGCAGCAGGTCGTCCAGGTGTCGGACTCGGAGGCCGCCCAGCTTCTCCAGCAGAGCCAGGCGGTTAAAGGCAGCCCGCCGGTCCACAATGCAGCCCTCAACCCCAGCCAGCTGCAGCAAGTCATCAGCCAGGTGACCAAGTCCCAGCAGGTAGTCCAGACCCCCCAGCAGATGGTCAAGCAAGTGGTCCAAGTCCAGGCGAGTCCCCAGAACCTTTCCCAGCAGGTAGTCCAGACCCCCCAACAGACGGTCAAGCAGGTGGTCCAAGTCCAGACGAGTCCCCAGAACCTTTCCCAGCAGACGGTCAAGCAGGTGGTCCAAGTCCAGACGAGTCCCCAGAACCTTTCCCAACAGGTAGTGCAGACGGTCAAGCAGGTGGTCCACGTCCAGACCGGTCCCCAGAACCCTCCTCAGCTGGTGAAGACCGTGGTCCAGCAGGTTGCAGCGCAGAGCGGGGGCAGCGTCCAGAAAAAG TCGGAACCGGTCAGGATCCAGGTCCAGGCTCCTCCTAAACAGGAAGTTAAGGTGTCCACCAATGGCAGCGCTCAGATCTTTCACATCCAGCCAATGGTGGGCCAGCAGGGCCAGCAGTTGTTCCTGCAGCAAAACCTGGGAGACCCCCCCATCCAGCTGCTGCTCCAGAGTCCCGGGTCGCTGCTCCCGCTGGTCCACAAGCTACCGGCGCAGACGTCCTCCGCCGCGGTCGCTGCTGTGCCTCACAAGCACGTGTCCTCCCCCGCCAAGACTCCACCCAAGACCCCGCCCAGCCCTACCGCCAAATTTTCAAGTGTGTCTCTGATCAAAACTCCTGCAAACAGTACAGTGGCGACCCCCGTCAAAAGTCCAATTGGTCCGGCAAAGACCGGCAATCCAGTCCCCGCCCAAAATGTGGTGGCTCCGCCCCCGGCAGCCAAGGATGGCGAGAAAGAAAAAGTGAAAAAGAGCAAGAAGAGAGACAAAAAAGCTGTCAAAGTCCAGACCAGGTCTGGTCGAGTGTCCAGACCTCCAAAGTACAAAGCCAAGGACTACAAGTTCATCAAGACCGAAGACTTGGCTGAGAGCCACCAGTCGGACTCTGACGATTACTCTGACATGAGTATGGaagaggaggagaggaaggacaACTCCGCCCCTGACGACGCCATGTCCCTCACCTACGGCCACAAGTCCCGGTCCCACCGCTGCCAGACCTGCGACAAGGCCTACATCGGCCCCGGGGGTCTCAACCGCCATTACAAGCTCAACCCCAGCCACGGGGAGCCATCCTGCGACGCGCCGCACCCCCTCAGCGACGAAGAGCGATCGCCGGGTCCTGCCGAAGAAGAGCCCGGCGAGGAGAAGGCTGTCGCCGTGACTACCAGCAGG GACCCGCTCGCTTCCGGGGGATTCCGAGGCCTCCACCACCGGGGTGTCGGCAGGCCCCGGGGGAGGGGGCGGGGACGGGGACGGGGACGACCCCTGGGACCGCCCCCCAAG TTCCCTCAGGTGTCGGGCGGGCTCATCAGGAGGGGTGGGCGCCGTGGGCGGCCACCCAAGCTCAGCGTTGCCATGGCGACTGCCGAGCAGCAAGTGGAAAGGAGACGAGAGCGACTGCAGGAG cttgTGGAGCAGTGTGAAGACGAGGAGCTGATGGACATTGTTCTTCCTCGTTTGACCAAAGTCTTAAGTGTCTGGGAGATGTTGCTGGCCAag GTGGAGCGTGGCGGTCCGGCTCGCAGCTATTTCCCCGATATCTACCGAGAGTTTGAGTCCCTGCAGGCGCAGGTGAGGCAAGCCGCCCAGGATTACATCGTGGCTCCGGTGGGCGGGGCCACACCCCTGGAGATCAGGAACATTGAG GTGGCCAGATGTCTGGGCATCCTGGATGAGGTGAACAGGATGAAGGTCCTTCCTGGAGCTAGTCCCAGTCCCAGTGTCAGCAACAAGAACAGCCGATACTTGGAg AACTCCAAGATGCTTCCTCCTTCCAAGCGCTTCAAGATGGAGAACAGTGCTCCTCTGCACCACAACG GTGTCAGCCCCGTGACTCCGCCCCCTACCGTGGTCACAGCGCCGCCGGCTGTGACTCCGCCCCCTAGTGTGCTTTCGCCGCCGCCAGCGTCGACTCCAACTCCTAGCGTGGTCTCAACTCCACCAGTTGTGACTTCACCCCCACCAGTTGTGACTTCGCCCCCACCAGCTGTGACTCCGCCCCCTAGCGTGGTCGCAGCGCCGGCAGCCCTGACTCCACCTCTACCTCCACCTCACGACTCATCCTG CTCCACCGGGCCTAAACAGGCTCCTCCCCCTGCCACGCCCATGGAGGTGACCACCGGTGAGAATGAGGAGGCCCCGCCCACAGAGGAGGCAGATAAGTCAGCCTGGACGGTCCAGAACGTGAGCCAGACCGCCTCAGAAGACCCGACGGAGTCCTGCCAGACCAAAGAACTGGAAGAGGGCGAGGAGATCTACATCCAGACTGAAGGCATGACGGTCCAGCTGGCGGAGCCCGGACAAGAAGGCATCGTCATTGTCAACGGCCCCGACGGGACCACCATGCACATCCAGACCCCGGAAGGCGTCCCCCTGGAGGCGGTCCAGGCCCTGCTGGGCATCGAAGGCTCCAAAAGCACCTGA